A part of Spodoptera frugiperda isolate SF20-4 chromosome 25, AGI-APGP_CSIRO_Sfru_2.0, whole genome shotgun sequence genomic DNA contains:
- the LOC118265915 gene encoding uncharacterized protein LOC118265915, whose protein sequence is MKMVLIEQISALIDFLENHQDLALGHCSRTNEGRSLMRRYWMECAQILNAVSVDCPNKTPAEWRSFYNEYKYKLLKKIKSQKSELSATGGGPAKKIILTPLQERLYNILGRDVGEPLQGVRHNPLSPIITIPLVEASPSNHLNNSCSLLQNYEHELVETVELVETVQQEISLDQESVAEPSTSNQPPKRRKRQKSTRRNAAEDTADHAALEAAQSRLEAIEARNAEATLKTAEAINNLAAAISRQSSTTEKVVELLDRFVTSVSKKKLRRLLASSDSESD, encoded by the exons ATGAAAATGGTGCTGATTGAACAAATTTCGGCCCTTATTGATTTTTTGGAAAACCACCAAGACCTGGCGCTTGGCCACTGCAGCCGCACCAATGAAGGGCGAAGTCTTATGAGACGGTACTGGATGGAGTGTGCCCAAATTTTAAATGCGGTGTCGGTGGACTGCCCTAATAAAACGCCGGCAGAGTGGCGCTCA ttctaCAACGAATATAAATAcaagcttttaaaaaaaattaaatcacagAAAAGTGAATTGAGTGCTACAG gtGGTGGTCCtgcaaaaaaaattatattgaccCCGCTCCAAGAGCGCTTATATAATATCTTAGGGCGAGATGTAGGAGAGCCACTTCAAGGTGTCCGACATAACCCACTCAGT ccAATTATCACAATTCCTTTGGTGGAAGCTAGTCCTAGCAACCATTTGAACAACTCCTGCTC cctattacaaaattatgaacaCGAGCTTGTGGAAACTGTGGAACTTGTGGAAACTGTACAACAAGAAATAAG cttGGATCAGGAAAGTGTTGCTGAGCCTTCCACCAGCAACCAGCCTCCGAAGCGACGCAAACGCCAAAAATCAACACGGCGTAACGCAGCAGAAG aTACAGCAGACCATGCAGCTCTTGAAGCTGCTCAATCGAGGCTGGAGGCTATAGAAGCGAGGAACGCCGAAGCCACTTTAAAAACTGCGGAGGCAATCAATAATTTAGCTGCGGCCATCAGCAGACAAAGCTCCACCACTGAAAAAGTGGTGGAACTTTTGGACCGCTTTGTGACGTCTGTGTCAAAAAAG AAACTCCGGAGGTTGTTAGCATCATCCGATTCTGAGTCAGACTAG
- the LOC118281336 gene encoding putative nuclease HARBI1 produces the protein MSSLLKIGRSTLSRLVAKAREVMTESFVPAHLGLEHLNREEVVARNLYIPESLIGNPEANLEDRKTEAFVTALRYCKALNYSVHYPLSLEPEPVSSSLASTSIANPESQTISASVPTNDEPPVKRLRFYQKFGFPGILGCIDGTHVAILRPHIHEERYYNRKGFHSLNVVYLLPFLLLNYKCKKKHLIHLQICDSDLNILCILSTPGSAHDSTVWQSHPLSLHLKQITENTNEQVFLLGDSGYPLRKTMMTPILNTIEGTPQHHYYVKHVTARNTVERCIGVLKARFR, from the exons atgtcttcattattaaaaattgGAAGAAGTACTCTCTCCAGACTTGTCGCTAAAGCACGAGAGGTTATGACAGAAAGCTTCGTGCCAGCACATTTAGGATTAGAACATTTGAATAGAGAAGAAGTTGTTGCAAGAAATCTTTATATTCCTGAGTCTTTGATTGGAAACCCTGAGGCTAACTTGGAAGATAGAAAG ACCGAGGCTTTCGTGACAGCATTGCGCTACTGCAAAGCTTTGAACTACTCGGTTCATTATCCTCTGTCATTAGAACCAG AACCTGTTTCATCATCCCTCGCCTCTACCAGTATAGCAAACCCAGAATCACAAACCATATCTGCTTCGGTACCAACTAACGACGAGCCCCCAGTTAAGAGGCTAAG gTTCTATCAAAAATTTGGATTTCCTGGTATCCTGGGTTGTATTGATGGTACCCATGTAGCAATACTGAGGCCGCACATACATGAGGAACGGTATTATAATAGGAAGGGCTTCCATTCTCTTAATGTT GTCTACTTACTGCCCTTTTTActgttaaattataaatgtaaaaaaaaacatttaattcattTACAGATTTGCGAttcagatttaaatattttatgtattttaagtaCCCCAGGCTCTGCTCATGATTCCACTGTATGGCAGAGTCATCCACTCAGTCTACACTTAAAACAAATTACAGAAAATACTAATgaacaagtatttttattag GTGACAGTGGCTATCCACTAAGAAAAACCATGATGACCCCAATCCTCAATACTATAGAAGGGACACCACAACATCACTATTATGTAAAACATGTGACTGCACGCAATACAGTGGAGCGTTGCATCGGGGTATTAAAAGCACGTTTCAGGTAA